In the genome of Colletotrichum lupini chromosome 8, complete sequence, one region contains:
- a CDS encoding cytochrome b5-like Heme/Steroid binding domain-containing protein — MQPLLVIIKQKRQENPLLRAVSLGYNPDVIVNFLRPYQIGIRTRELDRYSVYRLRHFTLNEVKWHVYPETGIYTIFKGHSVIDLTDFMKFHPGGMEILQSVAGKDCTREFKQYHRVPTGFLGVTTHVYFERLQVADLSRLSGTALNGLRSLLASEELEEYWGKNVTAQMDTASPPKILCRLFDTKWLVVAKVVAPIDTLPFMDDQMLARMDGKVEPWGFRESYVSDSKYIYNLTSYLRYGKPDGYNELLKPRAGTTLSNSPQDQELKRRLWSDFQYRIIAQHGPNQDADFDWKRSFRPISEDVPDLEGDETSKVTPAMSFVQAAEKGNANRASDQIVQPIQSVAGTKRKHNGQLKVQEKSIKAATTSRFALPEQVAAGVKRKSSPTPVRPYKKVIKESRGSAGGPSSGIEGSSRTSSRGTEKPRQEWEWKDLYMYR, encoded by the exons ATGCAACCTTTACTGGTGATTATTAAGCAAAAACGACAGGAAAATCCTCTCCTCAGGGCAGTCAGTTTAGGATATAATCCTGATGTTATCGTCAACTTCCTTCGGCCTTATCAGATTGGGATCAGGACGCGAGAGCTTGACAGGTACAGCGTTTACCGATTACGCCATTTCACATTGAACGAAGTCAAGTGGCACGTTTACCCAGAGACAGGGATCTACACCATCTTCAAAGGGCATTCGGTAATAGATCTTACAG ACTTCATGAAATTTCATCCTGGTGGTATGGAGATTCTGCAGAGCGTCGCCGGGAAAGACTGTACACGTGAATTCAAGCAGTACCATCGAGTCCCGACGGGTTTCCTTGGTGTCACTACACATGTCTATTTCGAAAGGCTGCAAGTTG CGGATCTTTCAAGGCTGTCAGGTACCGCCTTAAACGGGTTAAGGAGTCTCCTGGCATCCGAAGAACTTGAAGAATACTGGGGAAAGAATGTGACGGCCCAGATGGACACAGCAAGCCCGCCAAAAATACTTTGCAGACTGTTTGATACAAAATGGCTTGTTGTCGCCAAGGTTGTCGCGCCAATAGACACACTGCCTTTCATGGACGATCAAATGTTGGCGCGCATGGACGGCAAAGTTGAGCCCTGGGGCTTCCGTGAATCCTACGTTTCTGACAGCAAGTACATATACAACTTGACTT CATACCTCAGATACGGAAAACCTGACGGGTACAATGAGCTTTTGAAACCTCGTGCCGGAACAACGCTCTCCAACTCACCACAAGACCAAGAACTGAAGCGAAGGCTGTGGTCAGACTTCCAATATCGAATTATAGCACAGCATGGTCCGAATCAAGATGCTGATTTCGATTGGAAAAGGTCCTTCAGGCCGATCTCCGAAGATGTGCCTGACTTGGAAGGTGATGAAACTTCGAAAGTCACACCTGCTATGTCATTTGTTCAAGCTGCTGAAAAGGGCAATGCGAATCGTGCTTCAGACCAGATTGTCCAACCAATCCAGAGCGTGGCCGGCACGAAACGCAAGCATAATGGGCAGCTTAAGGTACAGGAAAAGAGCATCAAGGCTGCTACTACAAGCCGTTTTGCACTGCCAGAACAAGTAGCTGCAGGCGTGAAACGGAAGAGCTCGCCGACTCCGGTACGGCCGTACAAAAAGGTAATCAAAGAATCTCGTGGCTCTGCTGGTGGTCCCTCGTCTGGGATTGAAGGCTCAAGCAGAACAAGTTCAAGGGGAACAGAGAAGCCGAGGCAAGAATGGGAGTGGAAGGACTTGTACATGTATCGGTGA